In Acinetobacter piscicola, a single window of DNA contains:
- a CDS encoding lytic transglycosylase encodes MSKPTTIAWQPNSSALFKLSFMTSALAAIGLMTGCSSSQTVTKTQTSKQTGMLDASSLDSLEDLLSATDMRAVEGDRLLILKHGDVWKRMSVGFKMNEDRWDPRIDAQRSWFAARQPYIDRLSARASRYLYHTVKEAERRGLPTELALLPIIESSYDPAATSSAAAAGMWQFIPSTGKIYGLRQTSAYDGRRDVVESTRAAYEFLGSLYNQFGSWELALAAYNAGPGRIQQAINRNEAAGLPTDYWSLRLPQETMNYVPRFLAVAQIVKNPQKYGVTLPPIANRPHFREVSVPAGVQLNQIAATTGLSRAELYALNPGHRGEIIDPSSPMKILIPADLNPTIDAKLKKLQSSTGGYWANTAPAYVPAPSYVPANTGTPITPTTTNPPALIASTAPVQSAKVVTSTVPTTTPSPTTLKTTPQGSSALAAFAADATVPSAPRIPVAVTQASNVKPVTVEPPLSAQEREQIVAAVKADDAKLTVKQVVEPQATQAEKDEVVKEIKAIAPQGTEIVDPYDGKIKLTAIQTSQSVAEQQGRENTVGFAYPKGLAEPTAISADEAKLNQDKKFEKTESEVVVVPPKGKRSTYTVLAGDTLALIAMKNGVNWRDIAKWNQVDPNGTLFVGATLYLYDAKPQDVESSSKKVDSMPATYTVKPNDSLIGVANQFNLSVSQLASYNNLTTTSNLFVGQKLHLKDNGSDKLSALNKTLVRSDTSKPEAKIKTKPYVVKRGEYLKVIADRYALSVQELADLTPGLEVGNLYAGQKINVPVQEVEQRVDKIESKIVDQTKFKNVQAQTRYKTENYRVKSGDTLSSIAVQSKISLSELAELNNLSTSKGLLVGQTIKVPEGSTVPDSYTVQSGDSLTSVASKYNMSVGQVADLNGMSTNAGLFVGQKLKLSGEPVQSRTKSVESEDVVNNSRSAEKDVHIVKAGETLASVAQKYHLQLAFLTELNGLAKNAKLRAGQRLKIDGELPSKGAVSKETENLATSKTTRSTQNTETYTVKSGESLNLIANRLGISANELAKLNNLNGRTGLQRGQSIRIPKLVTEYKVKSGDSLIRLASKYGIASNELAELNDMKPSTQLRIGDVIKVPNL; translated from the coding sequence ATGTCTAAACCAACCACAATTGCGTGGCAGCCCAATTCTTCTGCTTTATTTAAATTATCATTCATGACATCAGCACTGGCTGCCATTGGGTTAATGACAGGGTGTTCTTCTTCGCAAACTGTGACCAAGACACAAACCAGTAAGCAAACAGGAATGTTAGATGCAAGCAGTTTAGATTCTTTAGAAGATCTATTGTCTGCAACTGATATGCGTGCAGTGGAAGGTGATCGTTTATTGATTTTAAAACATGGTGATGTATGGAAACGTATGTCCGTTGGTTTTAAAATGAATGAAGATCGTTGGGACCCTCGTATTGATGCTCAGCGTAGTTGGTTTGCAGCACGTCAACCGTATATTGACCGTTTGAGTGCGCGTGCATCTCGTTATTTGTACCATACTGTAAAAGAAGCTGAGCGCCGTGGTTTACCTACAGAATTAGCATTATTACCGATTATTGAAAGTTCTTATGATCCTGCCGCAACTAGTAGTGCAGCGGCAGCGGGAATGTGGCAGTTTATTCCAAGTACAGGGAAAATTTACGGTTTAAGACAAACAAGTGCCTATGATGGTCGTCGTGATGTCGTTGAGTCGACGCGTGCAGCTTATGAATTTTTAGGTAGCTTATATAATCAATTTGGTTCTTGGGAATTGGCACTTGCTGCATATAATGCAGGTCCAGGTCGTATTCAACAAGCAATTAATCGTAATGAAGCAGCGGGTCTACCGACAGATTATTGGTCATTACGTTTGCCGCAAGAAACTATGAACTATGTCCCACGCTTCTTGGCCGTGGCACAAATTGTTAAAAATCCACAAAAATATGGGGTAACTTTACCTCCGATTGCCAACCGTCCGCATTTTAGGGAAGTTTCTGTGCCTGCGGGTGTACAGTTAAATCAAATTGCTGCAACCACAGGTTTAAGTCGTGCAGAATTGTATGCGTTAAATCCAGGGCATCGAGGTGAAATTATAGATCCTTCAAGTCCAATGAAGATTTTAATTCCTGCGGATTTAAACCCGACTATCGATGCGAAATTAAAAAAACTACAGTCTAGTACAGGCGGTTATTGGGCAAATACGGCGCCTGCTTATGTTCCTGCACCTAGCTATGTCCCTGCAAATACAGGTACACCGATTACGCCTACAACCACGAATCCACCCGCGTTAATTGCAAGTACAGCACCTGTTCAGTCTGCGAAAGTTGTAACGAGTACAGTGCCAACGACAACACCATCACCTACGACGTTGAAAACAACGCCGCAAGGATCATCGGCCTTGGCTGCGTTTGCAGCAGATGCGACTGTGCCAAGTGCACCACGTATTCCTGTTGCAGTCACTCAAGCAAGCAATGTAAAACCTGTGACTGTTGAACCACCGTTATCGGCACAGGAACGTGAACAGATTGTAGCTGCAGTGAAAGCAGATGATGCAAAGTTAACGGTAAAGCAAGTGGTTGAACCACAAGCAACGCAAGCTGAAAAAGATGAAGTCGTTAAAGAAATCAAAGCCATTGCACCACAAGGGACAGAAATTGTTGACCCTTATGATGGTAAAATTAAGTTAACTGCGATTCAAACAAGTCAATCCGTTGCAGAGCAACAGGGTCGGGAAAATACAGTTGGTTTTGCTTATCCAAAAGGTTTGGCTGAACCTACAGCGATCAGTGCGGATGAAGCAAAACTCAATCAAGACAAAAAGTTTGAAAAAACGGAAAGTGAAGTGGTTGTGGTGCCACCAAAAGGTAAGCGCAGTACCTATACGGTATTGGCGGGCGATACTTTGGCATTGATTGCCATGAAAAATGGGGTAAATTGGCGTGACATTGCCAAATGGAACCAAGTCGATCCAAATGGAACTTTATTTGTTGGTGCAACTTTATATTTATATGACGCTAAACCACAAGATGTTGAAAGCTCAAGTAAAAAAGTGGATAGCATGCCTGCCACATATACAGTTAAACCGAATGACAGTTTAATTGGTGTTGCCAATCAATTTAATTTGTCTGTATCACAATTAGCAAGTTATAACAATTTGACTACCACCAGTAATTTATTTGTGGGTCAAAAGCTGCACCTCAAAGACAATGGTAGCGATAAACTCTCTGCACTCAATAAAACTTTAGTTCGTTCTGATACAAGCAAGCCTGAAGCTAAAATTAAGACAAAGCCTTATGTGGTGAAACGTGGTGAATATCTCAAAGTGATCGCGGATCGTTATGCCTTGTCAGTACAAGAATTGGCAGATTTAACACCAGGCTTGGAAGTGGGGAATTTATATGCAGGGCAAAAAATTAATGTTCCTGTACAAGAGGTTGAACAACGTGTTGACAAAATTGAGTCTAAAATTGTTGATCAGACTAAATTTAAAAATGTGCAAGCGCAAACCCGTTATAAAACTGAAAATTATCGTGTAAAAAGTGGGGATACTTTATCGAGTATCGCTGTACAGTCAAAAATCAGTTTGTCTGAGCTTGCTGAGCTAAATAATTTATCGACTTCCAAAGGTTTATTGGTTGGCCAAACCATTAAAGTGCCTGAAGGAAGTACAGTGCCAGACAGTTATACTGTGCAATCAGGAGATAGCCTGACGAGTGTTGCCAGTAAATATAATATGTCTGTGGGTCAAGTTGCTGATTTAAATGGCATGAGTACCAATGCAGGCTTGTTTGTTGGACAAAAACTAAAATTGTCAGGTGAACCTGTACAAAGCAGAACCAAGTCTGTTGAATCTGAAGACGTGGTCAATAATAGCCGTAGCGCTGAAAAAGATGTTCATATTGTAAAAGCTGGGGAAACACTAGCTTCGGTTGCGCAGAAGTATCATTTACAACTCGCGTTTTTAACAGAGCTGAATGGTTTGGCTAAAAATGCCAAGTTACGTGCAGGACAGCGTTTAAAAATTGATGGGGAATTACCCAGTAAAGGCGCAGTATCTAAAGAAACAGAGAATCTAGCAACGAGCAAAACCACACGTTCAACGCAAAATACAGAAACTTATACGGTGAAATCAGGAGAGTCTTTAAATCTGATTGCAAACCGCTTAGGGATTTCAGCGAATGAGTTGGCTAAGTTAAATAATCTCAATGGTCGTACAGGCTTACAACGTGGTCAAAGCATTCGTATTCCAAAGTTAGTCACAGAGTATAAAGTGAAAAGTGGTGATTCTTTGATTCGTTTGGCAAGCAAATATGGGATTGCGAGTAACGAGCTTGCAGAGCTAAATGATATGAAACCTTCTACACAACTGCGTATTGGGGATGTTATTAAAGTGCCAAACTTGTAA
- a CDS encoding extracellular solute-binding protein, with amino-acid sequence MQLSFAYAKQFGMTYALLLMGSQVWAAVQTTPYIAIHTTAKYANAQAMPYANPTAPKGGWISQASNGTFDNLNGFNGKGTSAEGTNFLFDTLMSSSLDEPSVMYPLLAEKVTFDPEKTKFVIFHLNPKAKFSNGTPVTAEDVKFTFDSIQAKANPGFQMYLSDLAKTEVLSKYQVKVTFKSDNNSEMPLILSSIAIYSKADWKNRDFAKITMQPILGSGPYLIDRIDAGRSISYKRNPYYWGKDLAVNKGRYNFDLVKFVYYRSLDIAFEGFKSGQYTFHEEKISRKWTTEYNFPALTAGMVTKYIAKTENPAPTQSFLFNTRKAPFNDIYFRQALSYVYDFEWLNKALFYGQYIRLNSYFQNSELAATGKPSQQELQILQPYLARLHPLQRQGVLADWKYPVSDASGFNRNNLLTARALLLKAGYRYQNAMLVDAKGQPIRIEFMIHQEGLQRTLMPFVRNLKKLGIQVSVRQVDVPQYIERMRRSDFQMTTNVMPQSLTPGNEQAQMWSSKAADEVGNYNYAGIKNPVIDEAVQQVIRAPNREQLILRTKILDRLLRSGYYHILTYGNDKNWYAYWNMYKQPKVKPKLSLGLDYWWSDPQHAQKVSQYLRKQ; translated from the coding sequence ATGCAATTGAGCTTTGCGTATGCAAAACAGTTTGGGATGACATATGCTTTATTGCTAATGGGAAGTCAAGTTTGGGCCGCGGTTCAGACTACGCCGTATATTGCAATTCATACCACCGCTAAGTATGCAAATGCGCAAGCAATGCCTTATGCCAATCCAACTGCACCTAAAGGCGGTTGGATCAGTCAAGCAAGCAATGGTACTTTTGATAATTTGAACGGCTTTAATGGCAAAGGAACGAGTGCTGAAGGGACAAATTTTTTATTTGATACCTTGATGAGTTCATCGCTCGATGAACCGAGTGTGATGTACCCTTTATTGGCTGAAAAAGTCACTTTTGATCCTGAAAAAACCAAATTTGTGATTTTTCATTTAAATCCCAAAGCGAAGTTTAGTAATGGTACGCCTGTTACTGCTGAAGATGTGAAGTTTACTTTTGACAGTATTCAAGCAAAAGCAAATCCTGGTTTTCAGATGTATTTGTCAGATTTAGCCAAAACTGAGGTTTTGTCAAAGTATCAAGTTAAAGTTACGTTTAAATCCGACAATAATTCTGAAATGCCATTGATCTTGTCTAGCATTGCGATTTATTCCAAAGCGGATTGGAAAAATCGTGATTTTGCCAAAATTACCATGCAACCCATCTTAGGTTCAGGTCCTTATCTGATTGATCGTATCGATGCAGGACGCAGTATTTCTTACAAGCGTAATCCATATTATTGGGGCAAAGATTTAGCGGTCAACAAAGGTCGCTATAATTTTGATTTGGTTAAATTTGTCTATTATCGTAGTTTAGATATTGCTTTTGAAGGGTTTAAATCAGGGCAATATACATTTCACGAAGAGAAAATTTCTCGAAAATGGACAACAGAATATAATTTCCCTGCCTTAACTGCGGGAATGGTGACAAAATATATTGCCAAAACTGAAAATCCTGCGCCGACACAAAGCTTTTTATTTAATACCCGTAAAGCACCATTTAATGATATCTATTTTCGGCAGGCGCTTAGTTATGTTTATGATTTTGAGTGGCTCAATAAGGCTTTATTTTATGGGCAATATATTCGTTTAAACAGTTATTTCCAAAATAGTGAATTGGCAGCTACAGGCAAACCGAGTCAGCAAGAGTTACAAATTTTGCAGCCGTACTTAGCGCGTTTACACCCTTTACAACGTCAAGGGGTTTTAGCAGATTGGAAGTATCCTGTTTCAGATGCCAGTGGCTTTAACCGCAATAATCTATTAACAGCACGGGCATTGTTGCTAAAAGCAGGTTATCGTTATCAAAATGCGATGTTGGTCGATGCAAAAGGGCAACCGATTCGGATTGAATTTATGATTCATCAAGAGGGTTTGCAGCGAACATTGATGCCATTTGTACGTAATCTTAAAAAACTTGGTATTCAAGTCTCAGTACGTCAAGTTGATGTGCCGCAGTATATTGAACGTATGCGCCGTTCTGATTTTCAGATGACCACCAATGTCATGCCACAATCCTTAACGCCAGGCAATGAACAAGCACAAATGTGGAGCAGTAAAGCGGCAGATGAGGTGGGCAATTATAATTATGCAGGTATTAAAAATCCTGTGATTGATGAAGCGGTACAACAAGTGATTCGCGCGCCAAATCGTGAGCAATTGATTCTACGCACCAAAATTTTAGATCGTTTATTACGTTCAGGTTATTATCATATTTTGACCTATGGCAATGATAAAAATTGGTACGCCTACTGGAATATGTATAAGCAACCGAAAGTGAAACCCAAATTATCTTTAGGTTTAGACTATTGGTGGTCTGATCCACAACACGCACAAAAAGTCAGTCAATATTTGCGTAAACAATAA
- a CDS encoding microcin C ABC transporter permease YejB, giving the protein MGTYILKRLLLIIPTLFFILLINFVVIQLAPGGPVEQAIQQAESFQGMGHAPAGAEVASASNHSSQYQGARGLSEDMVEKIKAQYGFDRPAPERFWMMLKGYLHFDFGTSFFKDKPVTQLLWEKMPVTVSLGLWSTLLIYLVSIPLGIKKAKQHGMLFDKSTSLILAVGYAVPSFVFAVLLIVFFAGGSYFQWFPLQGLVSDDFHSLSVLGKIKDYFWHMTLPLIAIVLGGFAGLTYLTKYSFMEELNKQYVIAARAKGLNENRVLYGHVFRNAMLIVIAGLPEALVGIFFVGNLFIEIIFNLDGLGLLGFEAITQRDYPVIFGTLFLFTLLGLVLRLISDVLYQIIDPRINFESRGAK; this is encoded by the coding sequence ATGGGCACATACATTCTCAAACGACTTCTACTGATTATTCCAACATTGTTTTTTATTTTATTGATTAACTTTGTGGTGATTCAACTCGCACCTGGCGGTCCTGTAGAGCAGGCGATTCAACAGGCTGAAAGCTTTCAAGGTATGGGGCATGCACCTGCGGGAGCAGAAGTGGCATCCGCTTCAAATCATTCGAGTCAGTACCAAGGTGCTCGTGGTTTGAGTGAGGATATGGTGGAGAAAATCAAAGCTCAGTATGGGTTTGATCGACCTGCACCTGAACGTTTTTGGATGATGCTCAAAGGCTATCTGCATTTTGATTTTGGCACGAGCTTTTTCAAAGACAAACCTGTCACACAGTTGTTATGGGAAAAAATGCCAGTGACTGTGTCTTTAGGTTTGTGGAGTACTTTGCTGATTTATTTGGTTTCCATTCCACTTGGGATTAAAAAAGCCAAACAGCACGGTATGCTTTTTGATAAATCAACTTCATTAATCTTAGCCGTGGGCTATGCTGTTCCATCTTTTGTATTTGCAGTTTTGCTCATTGTATTCTTTGCGGGTGGTTCTTATTTTCAATGGTTTCCATTGCAAGGCTTGGTTTCGGATGATTTTCATAGTTTAAGTGTATTGGGAAAAATTAAAGATTATTTTTGGCACATGACTTTGCCTTTGATTGCCATCGTGTTGGGTGGTTTTGCAGGTTTAACCTATTTGACGAAGTATTCGTTTATGGAAGAACTGAATAAACAATATGTAATTGCCGCACGTGCCAAAGGTTTAAATGAAAATCGTGTGCTCTATGGACACGTTTTTCGTAATGCCATGCTTATTGTCATTGCAGGTTTACCTGAAGCTTTGGTCGGTATTTTCTTTGTTGGAAATCTATTTATTGAAATTATTTTCAATTTGGATGGACTGGGTTTACTTGGTTTTGAGGCGATTACCCAACGTGATTATCCTGTGATTTTTGGCACATTATTTCTATTTACCTTATTGGGTTTGGTATTACGTTTGATTAGTGATGTCTTATATCAAATCATTGACCCACGAATTAATTTTGAATCGAGAGGTGCGAAATAA
- a CDS encoding ABC transporter permease, producing MSPIMQTRLKRFKKNRLGFGCFILFILIFILSLGAEFIANDKPLLVKYDAQYYTPVFKKYPETTFGGVFETEADYRDPAVQQMIDAKGWAIWPILRYSYQTPNLDLAVPLPSPPTAQNWLGTDDQGRDVVARILYGLRVSLLFGLALTLFASVIGIIVGAIQGYYGGWIDLIGQRVLEVWGGLPTLFMIMILVSLFTPSVYWLFLIMLVFGWPALVGLVRAEFLRARNLDYVRAARSLGVRDRTIMFRHILPNAMSSSLSQLPFMLTANITALTALDFLGYGLPPDAASLGELLLQGKNNLTAPWLALSGFFTLALVLSLLIYIGEATRDAFDPRRQ from the coding sequence ATGTCACCGATCATGCAAACCCGATTGAAAAGATTTAAAAAAAATCGTCTTGGTTTTGGCTGTTTTATTTTATTTATTCTTATTTTTATTTTGTCTTTGGGCGCAGAGTTTATTGCCAATGATAAGCCACTTTTAGTCAAATATGATGCGCAATATTACACGCCCGTATTCAAAAAATATCCTGAAACCACATTTGGTGGGGTATTTGAAACGGAGGCAGATTATCGTGATCCTGCAGTACAGCAGATGATTGATGCCAAAGGTTGGGCGATCTGGCCAATTTTACGTTATTCCTATCAAACGCCCAATCTAGATTTGGCTGTGCCATTACCTTCACCTCCGACTGCACAAAACTGGTTGGGCACAGATGACCAAGGACGTGATGTTGTGGCACGTATTTTATATGGGCTGCGTGTGTCTTTATTGTTTGGTTTGGCGCTGACTTTGTTTGCTTCAGTGATTGGAATTATCGTGGGGGCGATTCAGGGCTATTATGGTGGGTGGATTGACTTAATTGGTCAGCGTGTATTAGAGGTGTGGGGTGGTTTGCCTACACTATTTATGATCATGATTTTGGTGAGTTTATTTACCCCTAGCGTGTATTGGTTATTTTTGATCATGTTGGTGTTCGGTTGGCCGGCCTTAGTGGGGTTGGTCCGTGCAGAGTTTTTACGTGCTCGAAATTTAGACTATGTTCGTGCCGCACGGTCTTTGGGTGTGCGTGATCGTACCATTATGTTTAGGCATATTTTACCCAATGCGATGAGTTCAAGTTTGTCTCAATTACCTTTTATGTTGACTGCAAATATTACTGCTTTAACTGCATTGGATTTTCTCGGTTATGGTTTACCGCCTGATGCAGCATCTTTAGGTGAATTGTTGCTACAAGGAAAAAATAATTTAACAGCACCATGGTTGGCATTGTCAGGTTTCTTTACTTTGGCTTTGGTACTTTCTTTATTGATTTATATTGGGGAGGCGACACGAGATGCATTCGATCCAAGACGTCAATAA
- a CDS encoding ABC transporter ATP-binding protein: MHSIQDVNKDVNLVLLVRHLHIQNQQQDLVKDLNFDLHAGETIAIVGESGSGKSVSSLAILGLLPEYLKITGEANLEGQNLLSMDQAQLRQVRGKKIAMIFQEPMTALNPLHRVEKIIGEPLLLNGMSKAKVRRRVIDLLTDVGMPDPEEKLSRYPHELSGGQRQRVMIAAALALEPDIIIADEPTTALDVTLQAQVLNLLQLLILNHDMSMILISHDLNLVKRYANQVIVMNKGRVEEKGAVQDIFNRPKADYTKHLLNHDFGAANPAPPNDPANLVLSLHHVGVKFPIKQGLLNRVKDYFVAVEPLELRLHASEAIGIVGESGSGKTSLALAVARLIESDGLIVLFNQDLNKLKESKLRPLRAEFQMVFQDPFSSLNPRMTVEQIIGEGLALKKLKAYEITKRIDEALLKVELPVAFKQRYPHELSGGQRQRVALARALVLRPKLIIFDEPTSALDRTTQRAIVKLLRQLQAEFQISYLFISHDLQVVKALCQKVLVLRHAQVIEFQDTESLFANPKTDYTKQLISASQY; this comes from the coding sequence ATGCATTCGATCCAAGACGTCAATAAAGACGTAAATTTAGTGTTATTGGTACGTCATTTACATATTCAAAATCAGCAACAAGATTTGGTGAAAGATCTGAATTTTGACCTACATGCAGGTGAGACCATTGCCATTGTGGGGGAAAGTGGTTCGGGTAAATCTGTTAGTAGTTTGGCAATCTTGGGTTTACTGCCTGAATATTTAAAAATTACAGGTGAAGCCAATCTTGAAGGGCAAAATTTACTCAGCATGGATCAAGCGCAACTTCGCCAAGTTCGTGGAAAAAAAATTGCCATGATTTTCCAAGAGCCGATGACGGCACTGAATCCTTTGCATCGCGTGGAAAAAATTATTGGTGAGCCTTTATTACTGAATGGGATGTCGAAGGCAAAAGTACGTCGCCGTGTGATTGATTTACTGACAGATGTGGGGATGCCAGATCCTGAGGAAAAACTCAGTCGTTATCCACATGAGTTGTCAGGTGGGCAACGTCAACGGGTGATGATTGCGGCGGCATTGGCATTAGAACCCGATATTATTATTGCCGATGAGCCCACTACCGCTTTGGATGTGACTTTACAAGCACAAGTCTTAAATCTCTTGCAATTGTTGATTTTAAATCATGATATGTCGATGATTTTGATTAGCCATGATCTAAATTTGGTCAAGCGTTATGCCAATCAAGTCATTGTGATGAATAAAGGCAGAGTTGAAGAAAAAGGTGCTGTTCAAGATATTTTTAACCGTCCTAAAGCAGATTATACCAAGCATTTATTAAACCATGATTTTGGCGCAGCCAATCCTGCACCACCGAATGATCCTGCAAATTTGGTCTTGTCCTTACATCATGTTGGTGTCAAATTCCCTATCAAACAAGGCTTACTGAATCGGGTAAAAGACTATTTTGTGGCAGTTGAACCTTTAGAGTTACGCTTACATGCGTCTGAGGCGATTGGGATCGTGGGGGAGAGTGGTTCAGGTAAAACGTCTTTGGCATTAGCTGTGGCGCGTTTGATTGAAAGTGATGGTTTGATTGTCTTATTTAATCAAGATTTAAATAAGCTCAAAGAGTCAAAATTACGCCCATTACGCGCTGAATTTCAAATGGTTTTTCAAGATCCATTCAGTAGTTTAAATCCACGGATGACCGTCGAGCAGATCATTGGTGAAGGTTTGGCATTAAAGAAATTGAAAGCGTATGAAATTACCAAGCGCATTGATGAAGCGTTGTTAAAAGTTGAATTACCTGTCGCGTTTAAGCAGCGTTATCCACATGAATTGTCGGGTGGGCAACGGCAACGTGTCGCATTGGCACGTGCTTTGGTTTTACGTCCCAAACTGATTATTTTTGATGAACCCACCTCGGCTTTAGACCGCACTACACAACGTGCTATTGTTAAATTGTTACGTCAGTTGCAAGCTGAGTTTCAAATCAGCTATTTATTTATTAGCCATGATTTACAGGTGGTGAAAGCGTTGTGTCAAAAAGTTTTGGTATTGCGTCATGCACAAGTGATTGAGTTTCAAGACACTGAATCTTTATTTGCCAACCCTAAAACTGACTATACCAAGCAATTGATTTCAGCCAGTCAGTATTAA
- a CDS encoding NADH:flavin oxidoreductase/NADH oxidase family protein produces MSHIAQAFTIRNTTFKNRIIKGAMSEALANHAGQPNKLHLGLYDAWGKGGLGCAITGNVMVDFRAKNEPGVVVVETERDLEKLTAWANVGKKHGMVQLIQLSHPGRQCPRGLNKETVAPSAVAFSPTLATTFGTPRALEEKEILDIIQRFAESARICEKAGFEGVQLHGAHGYLISQFLSPLTNKRQDQWGGSIENRSRFLLEIYKAVRAKTSENFIVSVKLNSADFQRGGITEEEVIHVFKAIDAAGIDLIEVSGGTYEAPAMAGAKADKRKASTIAREAYFLDFAEKIRKEVKCQLMVTGGFRTAQGMNAALDSGACEFIGIARPLAVEPDVSNSLIAGRDVRYAVEQIKTGIPFIDKMAIMEILWYAAQFKAIGEGKQPNPKLSPLKVFLNYAKNNVKAVIQGRVNSRKSA; encoded by the coding sequence ATGAGCCATATTGCACAAGCATTTACCATCCGAAATACCACCTTTAAAAATCGTATTATTAAAGGTGCAATGAGCGAAGCATTGGCAAACCATGCAGGTCAGCCGAATAAATTACATTTAGGTTTATATGATGCATGGGGCAAAGGTGGTCTAGGCTGTGCGATCACAGGTAATGTTATGGTGGATTTTCGTGCCAAAAACGAACCCGGTGTTGTGGTCGTGGAAACAGAGCGTGATCTAGAAAAACTTACAGCATGGGCAAATGTGGGTAAAAAGCATGGCATGGTGCAACTGATCCAGTTGTCACATCCGGGACGTCAATGCCCACGTGGTTTAAATAAAGAAACCGTTGCACCTTCTGCAGTGGCATTTAGCCCAACGTTAGCAACGACATTTGGTACGCCACGTGCTTTAGAAGAAAAAGAAATTTTGGATATTATCCAACGTTTTGCTGAATCTGCACGCATCTGTGAAAAGGCAGGTTTTGAAGGTGTGCAGCTACATGGCGCACATGGTTATTTGATTAGTCAGTTTTTATCGCCACTGACCAATAAGCGTCAGGATCAATGGGGTGGTTCTATTGAAAACCGTTCACGCTTTTTATTGGAAATTTATAAGGCAGTTCGTGCTAAAACCTCAGAAAATTTCATTGTTTCCGTTAAATTAAATTCGGCAGATTTCCAACGTGGCGGCATCACTGAAGAAGAAGTGATTCATGTCTTTAAAGCCATTGATGCGGCAGGTATTGACTTAATTGAAGTGTCAGGTGGAACCTACGAGGCACCTGCGATGGCAGGTGCCAAAGCGGATAAGCGTAAGGCGAGTACCATTGCCCGTGAAGCATATTTTCTCGATTTTGCAGAAAAAATTCGTAAAGAAGTCAAATGTCAACTGATGGTGACGGGTGGTTTCCGTACTGCACAAGGTATGAATGCAGCCTTGGACAGTGGTGCATGTGAATTTATCGGGATTGCCCGTCCTTTGGCGGTAGAACCTGATGTCAGCAACAGTTTGATCGCAGGGCGTGATGTACGCTATGCCGTGGAGCAAATTAAAACGGGTATTCCATTTATTGATAAAATGGCCATTATGGAAATTCTTTGGTATGCAGCGCAGTTTAAGGCGATTGGTGAAGGCAAACAGCCAAATCCTAAATTATCGCCATTAAAAGTCTTCTTGAACTACGCCAAAAATAATGTCAAAGCTGTGATTCAAGGGCGAGTGAATTCACGTAAATCAGCTTAA
- a CDS encoding glutathione S-transferase, with translation MHITLYHLQNSRSQRIVWLCEELNLDYELVTFTEHLQEQDYPKHPHPFKKFPTLVYAPPSQSALVLAETTAIVDFLCQQYVQLTTHHMTENKQLADFYYWKNCADASFMPNVALKQIFAQIVQHTPFPIRFIAKVFKYGFDQGYLNNALQQHMQQIELQLKLHPWIAGEYFSAADILVWFPLFACAQLDQTFQNYVHINAYLEEIESRPAFQRAKAKGQWSADHFQLYWNKAH, from the coding sequence ATGCACATCACTTTATATCATCTACAAAACTCGCGCTCGCAACGCATCGTTTGGTTATGTGAAGAATTAAATCTTGACTATGAACTGGTGACTTTTACAGAACATCTACAAGAACAAGACTATCCTAAGCACCCTCATCCCTTCAAAAAATTTCCAACTTTGGTGTATGCTCCGCCTTCTCAATCCGCCTTGGTATTGGCAGAAACTACTGCCATTGTAGATTTTCTTTGCCAACAGTATGTGCAGCTCACCACGCATCATATGACAGAAAATAAGCAACTTGCGGATTTTTATTATTGGAAAAATTGTGCAGATGCTTCTTTTATGCCAAATGTGGCACTCAAACAAATTTTTGCACAAATCGTGCAACATACGCCATTTCCAATTCGTTTTATTGCCAAAGTATTTAAATATGGTTTTGATCAGGGCTATTTAAATAATGCGCTACAACAACACATGCAGCAGATTGAGCTACAACTCAAACTTCATCCATGGATCGCAGGAGAATACTTTTCGGCTGCTGATATTTTAGTGTGGTTTCCCTTATTTGCCTGTGCACAGTTGGATCAGACATTTCAAAACTACGTGCATATCAATGCCTATCTGGAAGAAATAGAAAGCAGACCCGCCTTTCAACGTGCAAAAGCGAAAGGACAATGGTCTGCCGATCATTTTCAGTTATATTGGAATAAAGCCCATTAA